Proteins co-encoded in one Juglans regia cultivar Chandler chromosome 16, Walnut 2.0, whole genome shotgun sequence genomic window:
- the LOC108998837 gene encoding cyclin-J18 isoform X3, translating into MRLPFVEFLIQSTQELDVGPIVKYAALSLFADRFYPSLSRFAQGNDKANWLLQPIRESNLQLFALISIWISSKIHDSCPLPVKCLKFLGDTTIKEQHFTTRDFLEAEVVFLQVLDFEIGTANNAFVFFEELYIQFKGVAKVGELLNFEACMDIMDLVYEKEETSLLHSSRLLAASILVASYVITVPKKKWEFPVLPWGSYQLPFMKPNP; encoded by the exons ATGCGACTTCCATTTGTAGAGTTTCTCATCCAATCCACCCAG GAGCTCGACGTCGGTCCGATTGTCAAATACGCCGCATTGTCACTCTTCGCTGATCGCTTCTATCCCTCTCTGTCCAG GTTTGCACAAGGCAATGACAAGGCGAATTGGCTTTTGCAACCAATTAGAGAGAGCAATTTGCAGTTGTTTGCACTTATTTCTATATGGATCTCAAGCAAA ATACATGATTCTTGTCCACTGCCTGTAAAATGTTTGAAGTTCTTGGGAGACACAACTATCAAGGAACAACATTTTACAACTCGAGATTTCTTGGAAGCA GAGGTGGTCTTTTTGCAG gtATTGGATTTTGAGATTGGTACGGCAAACAATGCTTTCGTATTCTTTGAAGAGCTTTATATTCAGTTCAA GGGAGTAGCGAAGGTTGGAGAATTGTTGAACTTTGAAGCATGCATGGATATCATGGACCTTGTATATGAAAAGGAGGAAACATCACTTCTTCATAGTTCTCGTTTGCTTGCTGCTTCAATCTTG GTTGCTTCATATGTCATTACAGTCCCTAAAAAGAAGTGGGAGTTTCCGGTTCTTCCTTGGG
- the LOC108998837 gene encoding cyclin-J18 isoform X4, with product MRLPFVEFLIQSTQELDVGPIVKYAALSLFADRFYPSLSRFAQGNDKANWLLQPIRESNLQLFALISIWISSKIHDSCPLPVKCLKFLGDTTIKEQHFTTRDFLEAEVVFLQVLDFEIGTANNAFVFFEELYIQFKGVAKVGELLNFEACMDIMDLVYEKEETSLLHSSRLLAASILVASYVITVPKKKWEFPVLPWVKQGTQS from the exons ATGCGACTTCCATTTGTAGAGTTTCTCATCCAATCCACCCAG GAGCTCGACGTCGGTCCGATTGTCAAATACGCCGCATTGTCACTCTTCGCTGATCGCTTCTATCCCTCTCTGTCCAG GTTTGCACAAGGCAATGACAAGGCGAATTGGCTTTTGCAACCAATTAGAGAGAGCAATTTGCAGTTGTTTGCACTTATTTCTATATGGATCTCAAGCAAA ATACATGATTCTTGTCCACTGCCTGTAAAATGTTTGAAGTTCTTGGGAGACACAACTATCAAGGAACAACATTTTACAACTCGAGATTTCTTGGAAGCA GAGGTGGTCTTTTTGCAG gtATTGGATTTTGAGATTGGTACGGCAAACAATGCTTTCGTATTCTTTGAAGAGCTTTATATTCAGTTCAA GGGAGTAGCGAAGGTTGGAGAATTGTTGAACTTTGAAGCATGCATGGATATCATGGACCTTGTATATGAAAAGGAGGAAACATCACTTCTTCATAGTTCTCGTTTGCTTGCTGCTTCAATCTTG GTTGCTTCATATGTCATTACAGTCCCTAAAAAGAAGTGGGAGTTTCCGGTTCTTCCTTGGG